One window of the Oncorhynchus keta strain PuntledgeMale-10-30-2019 chromosome 31, Oket_V2, whole genome shotgun sequence genome contains the following:
- the m6pr gene encoding cation-dependent mannose-6-phosphate receptor yields the protein MKVSMSPPHTATSVRLLVLAVQLVLLVCGSQASDDTKRCKLFSESPAERKVLSLLEPLTNKTFSVATTSDKESYTYQFQVCGDAGKTVGAGLVQIDHTERKVETVLGLYTVTQAIGGSDWVMLIYSNGTKYDGHCSKEMRKAIVMISCNRGVEMGKLEVVLEERERDRDCFYLFELDSSAVCPALPSQLSAGSIILIIGFVLLSVYLICGFLYQRLIVGAKGLQQFPNYVFWTQVGNLAADGCNVVCRTQGPEEEPPTYRGVSTEPEEEPEERDDHLLPM from the exons ATGAAG GTGTCCATGTCCCCCCCCCACACAGCGACGTCTGTGCGGCTGTTAGTTCTGGCTGTTCAGCTGGTCCTGTTGGTCTGTGGAAGCCAGGCCAGTGACGACACCAAGAGGTGTAAGCTGTTCTCTGAGTCCCCGGCAGAACGGAAGGTCCTCAGTCTTCTAGAACCGCTCACCAACAAGAC TTTCTCTGTGGCGACGACAAGCGACAAGGAGAGCTACACGTACCAGTTCCAGGTGTGTGGGGATGCGGGGAAAACGGTAGGAGCGGGACTCGTTCAGATCGACCATACCGAGAGAAAAGTTGAGACTGTGCTTGGCCTGTACACTGTAACACAGGCCATCGGAGGAA GTGACTGGGTGATGTTGATCTACAGCAACGGCACCAAGTATGATGGCCACTGTTCCAAGGAGATGAGGAAAGCCATCGTCATGATCTCCTGCAACAGAGGAGTGGaaatg GGGaagctggaagtggtgttggaggagagggagagggacagggactgTTTCTATCTGTTTGAACTGGACTCCAGTGCGGTCTGTCCCGCTCTGCCATCCCAGCTCAGTGCAGGCTCCATAATACTCATCAT TGGGTTCGTCCTCTTGTCAGTGTACCTCATTTGTGGATTCCTCTACCAGCGGTTGATTGTCGGGGCCAAAGGGTTGCAGCAGTTCCCCAACTATGTCTTCTGGACGCAGGTTGGCAACCTGGCAGCG gATGGATGTAACGTTGTATGTAGAACACAGGGCCCCGAAGAGGAACCTCCCACATACAGGGGTGTGTCCACAGAGCCAGAGGAGGAGccagaagagagggatgaccACTTGCTTCCCATGTGA